A single region of the Pseudosulfitobacter sp. DSM 107133 genome encodes:
- the repA gene encoding plasmid partitioning protein RepA has product MDDRNIGYTQGIGSSDIGAFADNLAESLDRQMKIAFEPEERKSLRRFSSTEVAGLLRVSTSNLRNRHKDGSFPEVHTDNRGHRFYTAQEIDELRDVLGRTGKNAESYRPGRRDGDRLQVISVVNFKGGSSKTTATIHLAQRYALRGYRVLVLDLDPQASLTTFFGFRPELEFADGGTIYDALRYEDQVPLSNVIQKTYFHKLDMVPAGLMLSEYETETANALARRVQPIFAERLALALEEVEANYDIVLIDCPPQLGFLTLTALAASTGLLVTVVPGMLDIASMSQFLKLASETVKAVEEAIGRRVTWDFVKFLITRYEPSDGPQTQMAGYLRSILAGQVMTEPMLKSTAISDAGMTQQTVYEVDPSQFIRKTIDRALTSVNGVGDELEQTIQMAWGRR; this is encoded by the coding sequence ATGGATGATCGTAACATTGGATACACGCAAGGCATAGGCTCTTCCGATATCGGAGCATTTGCCGACAATCTGGCTGAGTCTTTGGATCGCCAGATGAAGATCGCTTTCGAACCCGAAGAACGAAAGTCCCTACGTCGCTTCAGTTCCACCGAAGTCGCCGGCCTCCTGCGCGTAAGCACATCTAACCTGCGCAACCGGCACAAGGACGGCAGCTTCCCGGAAGTGCATACAGACAACCGCGGACACCGGTTCTACACAGCCCAAGAGATTGATGAGTTGCGCGATGTTCTTGGACGCACTGGAAAGAACGCAGAAAGCTACCGCCCAGGTCGACGTGATGGCGATCGTCTCCAGGTGATATCCGTCGTCAACTTCAAAGGCGGCTCATCAAAGACTACTGCAACGATTCATCTTGCGCAAAGGTATGCCTTGCGCGGTTACCGCGTGCTGGTCCTAGACCTCGATCCGCAAGCAAGTTTGACCACGTTTTTCGGCTTTCGGCCCGAGCTTGAGTTCGCCGATGGCGGCACAATCTATGATGCTTTGAGATATGAGGACCAAGTTCCTCTCTCGAACGTCATCCAAAAGACCTACTTCCATAAGCTCGACATGGTGCCCGCCGGTTTGATGCTCTCGGAGTACGAAACCGAGACCGCAAACGCTCTCGCCCGTCGCGTACAGCCCATCTTTGCAGAGCGCCTCGCCTTGGCGCTTGAAGAGGTTGAGGCAAACTACGACATCGTCCTGATCGACTGCCCGCCTCAGCTTGGGTTTCTAACCCTGACTGCGCTGGCAGCCTCGACGGGGCTTTTGGTTACCGTGGTACCTGGCATGCTTGACATCGCATCCATGAGCCAATTCCTGAAGCTTGCTTCAGAAACGGTCAAGGCCGTGGAGGAAGCCATCGGTCGGCGTGTCACATGGGATTTTGTCAAGTTCCTGATTACCAGATATGAACCGTCGGACGGTCCGCAGACCCAAATGGCAGGCTACCTGAGATCAATTCTGGCAGGTCAGGTCATGACAGAGCCAATGCTGAAGTCTACGGCGATCTCCGACGCGGGGATGACCCAGCAGACCGTCTACGAAGTCGATCCAAGCCAATTCATCAGAAAGACAATTGATCGCGCCCTGACCAGCGTGAATGGCGTTGGCGATGAGCTAGAGCAGACGATCCAAATGGCATGGGGGCGTCGCTGA